A region from the Enterobacter roggenkampii genome encodes:
- a CDS encoding DUF1883 domain-containing protein — MALVKTSLKLFGGDTVVVRCSERCRIHLMSAKAQKQSQADILTVQDDNAWLTVPYTGTWDVLIDSHSQSLEHSVSYVAA; from the coding sequence ATGGCACTGGTAAAAACAAGTTTGAAACTGTTTGGCGGGGATACGGTAGTGGTGCGTTGCTCAGAGCGCTGCCGTATTCATCTGATGAGTGCGAAAGCACAAAAACAATCCCAGGCGGATATTCTCACCGTGCAGGATGATAACGCCTGGCTTACCGTGCCGTATACCGGCACCTGGGATGTGCTGATCGACAGCCACAGCCAGTCTCTGGAGCATTCTGTCAGTTACGTAGCAGCTTAA
- a CDS encoding gamma-glutamylcyclotransferase has protein sequence MLTRDFLMKADCKTAFGAIEESLLWSAEQRAASLAATLACRPDDGPVWIFGYGSLMWNPALEFVESATGTLPGWHRAFCLRLTAGRGSACQPGRMLALKEGGRTTGVAYRLPDATLEEELTLLWKREMITGCYMPTWCKLELDDGRTVNALVFIMDPRHPLYEADTRTQVIAPLIAAASGPLGTNAQYLFSLDQELTRLGMKDDCLNELVVKVKALLEGNPLNGTLRPGFA, from the coding sequence GTGTTAACGCGTGATTTCTTAATGAAGGCAGATTGTAAGACGGCATTTGGTGCTATTGAGGAATCGCTTCTCTGGTCAGCTGAACAACGTGCGGCGTCGCTCGCTGCCACGCTTGCCTGCCGCCCGGATGATGGCCCGGTATGGATTTTTGGCTATGGTTCACTGATGTGGAACCCGGCGCTCGAATTTGTCGAATCGGCAACGGGCACGTTGCCCGGCTGGCACCGCGCATTTTGCCTGCGCCTGACGGCCGGACGCGGCAGCGCGTGCCAGCCCGGGCGTATGCTTGCACTGAAAGAGGGCGGACGCACCACGGGCGTGGCGTATCGCCTCCCGGATGCCACGCTGGAAGAGGAGCTTACGCTGCTCTGGAAGCGTGAGATGATCACCGGCTGCTACATGCCAACCTGGTGTAAGCTGGAGCTGGACGACGGACGCACCGTCAATGCGCTGGTGTTTATTATGGACCCGCGCCATCCGCTGTATGAAGCGGACACCCGCACGCAGGTGATTGCCCCGTTAATTGCCGCCGCCAGCGGGCCGCTGGGTACCAACGCGCAGTATCTCTTCTCTCTCGATCAGGAGCTGACCCGCCTCGGCATGAAGGACGATTGTCTGAATGAGCTGGTGGTGAAGGTGAAGGCGCTGCTGGAAGGAAACCCGCTCAACGGCACGCTGCGACCGGGTTTTGCCTGA
- the chaB gene encoding putative cation transport regulator ChaB, translated as MPYKTKRELPDNVQNVLPAHAQDIYKEAFNSAWEQYKDKDDRRDDASREETAHKVAWAAVKHEYEKGDDDKWHKKK; from the coding sequence ATGCCTTATAAAACGAAACGCGAATTACCCGATAATGTGCAAAACGTGCTGCCCGCTCACGCGCAGGATATCTACAAAGAGGCGTTTAACAGTGCCTGGGAACAGTACAAAGATAAGGACGATCGCCGGGATGATGCCAGCCGTGAAGAGACGGCACACAAAGTCGCCTGGGCCGCTGTAAAACATGAATATGAAAAAGGAGACGACGATAAATGGCATAAAAAGAAATAG
- the chaA gene encoding sodium-potassium/proton antiporter ChaA yields MTATHEAVKTRHKETSLIFPVLALAVLLFWGSSQSLPVVVGINILALVGILTSAFSVVRHADVLAHRLGEPYGSLILSLSVVILEVSLISALMATGDAAPTLMRDTLYSIIMIVTGGLVGFSLLLGGRKFATQYMNLFGIKQYLIALFPLAIIVLVFPMALPGANFSTGQALLVALISAAMYGVFLLIQTKTHQSLFVYEHEDDSDDDDPHHGKPSAHSSAWHTVWLIVHLIAVIAVTKMNANPLETLLTELNAPVAFTGFLVALLILSPEGLGALKAVLNNQVQRAMNLFFGSVLATISLTVPVVTLIAFMTGNELQFALGAPEMIVMVASLLLCQISFSTGRTNVLNGAAHMALFVAYLMTIFA; encoded by the coding sequence ATGACAGCAACACACGAGGCGGTAAAGACCCGCCACAAGGAGACGTCTCTCATTTTCCCGGTTCTGGCGCTGGCTGTGCTGCTCTTCTGGGGAAGCAGTCAGTCACTGCCAGTGGTGGTTGGTATCAATATTCTTGCCCTGGTCGGTATCTTAACCAGCGCCTTTAGCGTCGTTCGCCATGCGGACGTATTGGCCCACCGTCTGGGCGAACCCTACGGATCGTTAATTCTCAGCCTTTCCGTCGTTATTCTCGAAGTCAGCCTGATTTCCGCGCTCATGGCGACCGGCGATGCCGCGCCGACGCTGATGCGCGACACGCTCTATTCGATCATTATGATTGTGACGGGTGGCCTGGTGGGCTTCTCTCTGCTGCTGGGCGGGCGTAAATTCGCGACCCAGTATATGAACCTGTTCGGCATAAAACAGTATCTGATTGCCCTCTTCCCGCTGGCGATTATCGTGCTGGTCTTCCCGATGGCGCTGCCGGGTGCCAACTTCTCCACCGGTCAGGCGCTGCTGGTTGCGCTGATTTCCGCAGCCATGTACGGCGTGTTTCTGTTGATTCAGACCAAAACACACCAGAGCCTGTTTGTGTATGAGCATGAAGACGACAGCGACGACGATGACCCGCACCACGGTAAGCCGTCGGCCCACAGCAGCGCGTGGCATACGGTTTGGCTGATCGTGCATCTGATTGCGGTGATTGCCGTCACCAAGATGAACGCCAATCCGCTGGAAACGCTGTTAACCGAACTGAACGCGCCGGTCGCGTTTACCGGTTTCCTGGTGGCGCTGCTGATCCTGTCCCCGGAAGGGCTGGGGGCGCTGAAAGCCGTCTTAAACAATCAGGTGCAGCGCGCCATGAACCTGTTCTTCGGCTCCGTGCTGGCGACCATTTCACTCACCGTGCCGGTGGTGACCCTGATTGCCTTTATGACCGGTAACGAACTGCAGTTCGCGCTGGGCGCGCCAGAGATGATTGTGATGGTGGCCTCATTGCTGCTGTGCCAGATTTCATTCTCAACCGGACGCACCAACGTGCTGAACGGCGCGGCGCATATGGCGCTGTTTGTGGCTTACTTGATGACAATTTTTGCGTAG
- the kdsA gene encoding 3-deoxy-8-phosphooctulonate synthase, producing the protein MKQKVVSIGDIKVANDLPFVLFGGMNVLESRDLAMRICEHYVTVTQKLGIPYVFKASFDKANRSSINSYRGPGLEEGMKIFQELKQTFGVKVITDVHEAAQAQPVADVVDVIQLPAFLARQTDLVAAMAKTGAVINVKKPQFVSPGQMGNIVDKFIEGGNDKVILCDRGSNFGYDNLVVDMLGFSVMKNVSNQSPVIFDVTHALQCRDPFGAASGGRRAQVTELARAGMATGLAGLFIEAHPDPDNAKCDGPSALPLDKLEPFLKQIKAIDDLVKSFDELDTSK; encoded by the coding sequence ATGAAACAAAAAGTGGTTAGCATTGGTGATATCAAGGTAGCAAACGACCTGCCGTTCGTGCTGTTTGGCGGCATGAACGTGCTGGAATCCCGCGACCTCGCCATGCGTATCTGCGAGCACTACGTGACCGTGACCCAGAAGCTGGGCATCCCGTACGTGTTTAAAGCCTCTTTTGACAAAGCCAACCGCTCCTCCATCAACTCTTACCGTGGCCCGGGCCTGGAAGAAGGGATGAAGATTTTCCAGGAGCTGAAGCAGACCTTTGGCGTGAAAGTGATCACCGACGTGCATGAAGCCGCTCAGGCGCAGCCGGTGGCAGACGTGGTTGACGTGATTCAGCTCCCGGCGTTCCTGGCTCGCCAGACCGACCTGGTTGCCGCGATGGCGAAAACCGGTGCCGTGATCAACGTGAAAAAACCACAGTTCGTGAGCCCGGGCCAGATGGGGAACATCGTCGATAAATTTATCGAAGGTGGCAACGACAAGGTTATCCTGTGCGACCGTGGTTCCAACTTCGGTTATGACAATCTGGTTGTGGATATGCTGGGCTTCAGCGTGATGAAAAACGTCTCTAATCAGTCTCCGGTGATTTTCGACGTGACCCACGCGCTGCAGTGCCGCGACCCGTTTGGCGCTGCGTCCGGTGGCCGTCGTGCTCAGGTGACCGAACTGGCGCGCGCCGGTATGGCAACCGGCCTGGCTGGCCTGTTCATTGAAGCGCACCCGGATCCGGATAACGCAAAATGCGACGGCCCATCTGCGCTGCCGCTGGATAAGCTGGAGCCGTTCCTGAAACAGATCAAAGCGATTGACGATCTGGTCAAGAGCTTCGATGAGCTGGATACCAGCAAATAA
- the sirB1 gene encoding invasion regulator SirB1: MKSLADFEFNKVPLCDGMILISEMIRDDFTSQYVYDELENLVCLAREEINQARPQDWQLEKLLELFYGEWGFCDTRGVYRLSDALWLDQVLKNRQGSAVALGSILLWVAHRLDIPLVPVIFPTQMILRAEWLDGEMWLINPFNGDTLDEHTLDVWLKGNISPVAELFNEDLDEADNAEVIRKLLDTLKSALMEERQMELALRASEVLLQFNPEDPYEIRDRGLIYAQLDCEHVALNDLSYFVEQCPEDPISEMIRAQINAISHKQITLH, translated from the coding sequence ATGAAGTCCTTAGCCGATTTCGAATTTAATAAAGTGCCGCTTTGCGATGGCATGATCCTGATTTCTGAGATGATCCGCGACGATTTTACGTCGCAGTACGTCTACGATGAGCTGGAGAATCTGGTCTGCCTGGCGCGTGAAGAGATCAATCAGGCGCGCCCGCAGGACTGGCAATTAGAGAAGCTGCTTGAGCTTTTCTACGGCGAATGGGGTTTCTGCGACACGCGGGGCGTGTATCGCCTGTCTGACGCATTATGGCTGGACCAGGTCTTAAAAAATCGTCAGGGGAGCGCCGTTGCGCTGGGTTCTATTTTGCTTTGGGTTGCGCATCGCCTGGATATTCCACTGGTGCCGGTCATTTTTCCGACGCAGATGATCCTGCGTGCGGAGTGGCTGGACGGTGAGATGTGGCTCATTAATCCCTTCAACGGCGATACGCTGGATGAACATACGCTGGACGTGTGGCTGAAAGGCAATATCAGCCCGGTGGCTGAGCTCTTCAACGAAGATCTCGACGAGGCGGATAACGCAGAAGTGATCCGCAAGCTGCTGGATACGCTGAAGTCTGCGTTAATGGAAGAGCGTCAGATGGAGCTGGCCCTGCGCGCCAGCGAAGTGCTGCTGCAGTTTAATCCGGAAGACCCGTACGAAATTCGCGACCGTGGGTTGATCTATGCCCAGCTCGATTGTGAGCACGTGGCGCTGAACGATCTGAGCTATTTCGTCGAGCAGTGTCCGGAAGATCCTATTAGCGAAATGATTCGTGCGCAGATCAACGCGATCTCGCACAAGCAAATTACACTGCATTAA
- the prmC gene encoding peptide chain release factor N(5)-glutamine methyltransferase: MDFQRWLREAAGELSESESPKRDAEILLEHVTGKARTYLLAFGETKLTAEQEARLAALLARRKTGEPVAHLVGEREFWSLPLYVSAATLIPRPDTECLVEQALARLPASSCRILDLGTGTGAIALALATERPDCAVTAVDVMPDAVALAQRNVERLGLTNVTVLQSSWFSALEKQTFGVIVSNPPYIDERDPHLAQGDVRFEPLTALVAAREGLADLDHIVTTSRQHLLSGGWLLVEHGWTQGEAVRALFTQAGYADVKTCRDYGGNERLTLGQWL; this comes from the coding sequence ATGGATTTTCAGCGCTGGTTACGTGAGGCTGCCGGTGAGCTTTCCGAAAGCGAAAGCCCGAAACGCGATGCCGAAATTTTGCTTGAGCATGTGACGGGTAAAGCCCGCACGTACCTGCTGGCCTTCGGCGAAACCAAACTGACTGCTGAACAGGAAGCCCGGCTCGCCGCGCTGCTTGCCCGCCGTAAAACCGGCGAGCCGGTGGCGCACCTTGTCGGCGAGCGCGAGTTCTGGTCGTTACCGCTTTACGTCTCGGCGGCGACGCTGATCCCGCGTCCCGACACCGAGTGTCTTGTTGAACAGGCGCTGGCGCGCTTACCCGCATCGTCCTGCCGCATTCTCGATCTCGGAACGGGGACCGGGGCCATCGCCCTGGCGCTCGCTACTGAACGGCCCGACTGCGCGGTCACGGCGGTGGATGTGATGCCCGACGCGGTGGCGCTGGCGCAGCGTAACGTGGAACGTCTTGGCCTGACCAACGTGACGGTGCTGCAAAGCAGCTGGTTCAGCGCGCTGGAGAAGCAGACGTTCGGAGTGATTGTCAGTAACCCGCCCTATATTGACGAGCGTGACCCGCACCTTGCGCAGGGGGATGTGCGCTTCGAACCGCTGACGGCGCTGGTCGCCGCCAGGGAGGGTTTAGCCGACCTTGATCACATTGTGACAACGTCACGACAACATTTGCTTTCCGGCGGCTGGCTGCTGGTGGAGCATGGCTGGACGCAGGGGGAAGCCGTGCGGGCGCTCTTTACCCAGGCGGGCTACGCCGATGTCAAAACCTGCCGCGACTACGGCGGCAACGAACGCCTGACGCTGGGGCAGTGGTTATGA
- the prfA gene encoding peptide chain release factor 1, whose translation MKPSIVAKLEALHERHEEVQALLGDAGTIADQERFRALSREYAQLSDVSKCFTDWRQVQEDIETAQMMLDDPEMREMAQEELQDAKARSEEMEQQLQVLLLPKDPDDERNAFVEVRAGTGGDEAALFAGDLFRMYSRYAESRRWRVEIMSANEGEHGGYKEVIAKISGDGVYGRLKFESGGHRVQRVPATESQGRIHTSACTVAVMPELPEAELPDINPADLRIDTFRSSGAGGQHVNTTDSAIRITHLPTGIVVECQDERSQHKNKAKALSVLGARIHAAEMAKRQQAEASTRRNLLGSGDRSDRNRTYNFPQGRVTDHRINLTLYRLDEVMEGKLDMLIEPIVQEYQADQLAALSEQE comes from the coding sequence ATGAAGCCTTCTATCGTCGCTAAACTGGAAGCTCTGCACGAGCGCCATGAAGAAGTCCAGGCGCTGCTCGGGGATGCCGGGACCATTGCGGACCAGGAACGTTTTCGCGCACTTTCACGTGAATACGCGCAGTTAAGTGATGTTTCTAAATGCTTTACCGACTGGCGACAGGTTCAGGAAGATATCGAAACCGCGCAGATGATGCTCGACGATCCTGAAATGCGCGAGATGGCGCAGGAAGAGTTGCAGGATGCGAAAGCGCGTTCTGAGGAGATGGAGCAGCAGCTTCAGGTGCTGTTGCTGCCAAAAGATCCGGACGACGAACGCAACGCGTTCGTGGAAGTCCGCGCCGGGACCGGCGGGGACGAAGCGGCGCTGTTTGCCGGGGATCTGTTCCGCATGTACAGCCGCTACGCCGAATCGCGTCGCTGGCGCGTGGAGATCATGAGCGCCAACGAAGGTGAACACGGTGGCTACAAAGAGGTTATCGCCAAGATCAGCGGCGACGGCGTGTATGGTCGTCTCAAGTTTGAATCCGGCGGTCACCGCGTGCAGCGCGTACCGGCTACCGAATCTCAGGGCCGAATCCACACCTCCGCCTGTACGGTGGCGGTGATGCCGGAGCTGCCGGAAGCTGAACTGCCGGACATCAACCCGGCGGACCTGCGTATTGATACCTTCCGCTCCTCTGGCGCGGGCGGTCAGCACGTTAACACCACCGACTCCGCCATCCGTATTACCCACCTGCCGACCGGCATCGTGGTGGAGTGTCAGGACGAGCGTTCCCAGCACAAAAACAAAGCCAAAGCGCTCTCCGTGCTGGGCGCACGTATCCACGCGGCCGAAATGGCGAAACGCCAGCAGGCGGAAGCGTCTACGCGTCGTAACCTGCTGGGCAGCGGCGATCGCAGCGACCGTAACCGCACCTACAACTTCCCGCAGGGGCGCGTGACCGACCACCGCATCAACCTGACGCTGTACCGTCTGGACGAAGTAATGGAAGGCAAGCTGGATATGCTGATTGAGCCTATCGTGCAGGAATACCAGGCCGACCAGCTGGCGGCACTGTCCGAGCAGGAATAA
- the hemA gene encoding glutamyl-tRNA reductase, which yields MTLLALGINHKTAPVSLRERVTFSPDTLDLALDSLLAQPMVQGGVVLSTCNRTELYLSVEEQDNLHEALIRWLCDYHNLNEDELRNSLYWHQDNDAVSHLMRVASGLDSLVLGEPQILGQVKKAFADSQKGHLKASELERMFQKSFSVAKRVRTETDIGASAVSVAFAACTLARQIFESLSTVTVMLVGAGETIELVARHLREHKVKKMIIANRTRERAQVLADEVGAEVVALSDIDERLKEADIIISSTASPLPIIGKGMVERALKSRRNQPMLLVDIAVPRDVEPEVGKLANAYLYSVDDLQSIISHNLAQRKAAAVQAETIVEQETSEFMAWLRAQSVSETIREYRGQAEQVRDDLTAKALAALEQGGDAQAIMQDLAWKLTNRLIHAPTKSLQQAARDGDDERLTILRNSLGLE from the coding sequence ATGACCCTATTAGCACTCGGTATCAACCACAAAACGGCCCCGGTTTCGCTGCGAGAACGCGTAACGTTTTCGCCAGACACGCTCGACCTGGCGCTGGACAGCCTGCTTGCACAGCCGATGGTGCAGGGTGGCGTGGTGCTCTCGACGTGCAACCGTACCGAGCTCTATTTAAGCGTGGAAGAGCAGGACAACCTGCACGAAGCGCTGATCCGCTGGTTATGCGACTACCACAATCTCAATGAAGACGAGCTGCGCAACAGCCTGTACTGGCATCAGGACAACGATGCCGTCAGCCATCTGATGCGCGTGGCCAGCGGGCTGGATTCGCTGGTGCTCGGTGAGCCGCAGATTCTGGGGCAGGTGAAAAAAGCCTTTGCGGATTCGCAAAAAGGGCATCTGAAGGCCAGCGAGCTGGAGCGCATGTTCCAGAAGTCATTCTCCGTGGCGAAGCGTGTGCGAACCGAAACCGACATTGGTGCCAGTGCGGTTTCTGTTGCTTTCGCGGCCTGCACCCTTGCACGCCAAATCTTTGAATCCCTCTCCACCGTCACCGTGATGCTGGTGGGCGCGGGCGAAACCATCGAACTTGTGGCGCGCCATCTGCGCGAGCATAAAGTGAAAAAGATGATTATCGCTAACCGCACCCGCGAACGCGCGCAGGTGCTGGCGGATGAAGTGGGGGCAGAGGTGGTTGCCCTGAGCGACATCGATGAACGCCTGAAAGAGGCGGACATTATTATCAGTTCGACCGCCAGCCCGCTGCCGATTATCGGCAAAGGGATGGTGGAGCGCGCGCTGAAGTCCCGCCGTAATCAGCCGATGCTGCTGGTGGATATCGCCGTCCCGCGCGACGTGGAGCCAGAAGTCGGCAAGCTGGCTAACGCCTATCTTTACAGCGTAGATGACCTGCAAAGCATCATTTCGCACAACCTCGCGCAGCGTAAAGCGGCGGCGGTGCAGGCGGAAACCATTGTCGAGCAGGAAACCAGTGAGTTTATGGCCTGGCTGCGCGCGCAAAGCGTCAGCGAGACCATCCGCGAGTACCGCGGGCAGGCGGAGCAGGTGCGTGATGACCTGACTGCCAAAGCGTTAGCGGCCCTGGAGCAGGGCGGCGACGCGCAGGCTATTATGCAGGATCTGGCGTGGAAACTGACCAACCGCCTGATCCATGCCCCAACCAAATCTCTTCAGCAGGCTGCCCGTGACGGGGATGATGAACGCCTGACTATTCTGCGCAACAGCCTCGGGCTGGAATAG
- the lolB gene encoding lipoprotein insertase outer membrane protein LolB, which produces MTRLIRLLPLAALVLTACTVTRPKGPGKSPDSPQWRQHQQDVRNLSQYQTRGAFAYLSDEQKVYARFFWQQTGQDNYRLLLLNPLGSTELELIAKPGEAQITDNKGQHYTATDAEEMIGKLTGMPIPLNSLRQWILGLPGDATDYTLDDQYRLSQVNYTQNGKTWKVVYSDYDSKSKPSLPSNMELTQGSQRIKLKMDNWIVK; this is translated from the coding sequence ATGACCCGACTGATTCGCCTGCTGCCCCTGGCGGCACTGGTTCTGACCGCGTGTACCGTCACCCGACCAAAAGGCCCGGGCAAAAGCCCTGATTCACCCCAGTGGCGTCAGCACCAGCAGGACGTCCGTAATTTGAGCCAGTACCAGACCCGCGGCGCCTTCGCCTACCTCTCTGATGAGCAAAAAGTGTATGCCCGTTTCTTCTGGCAGCAGACGGGTCAGGACAACTATCGCCTGCTGCTGCTGAACCCGCTGGGCAGCACCGAGCTGGAGCTTATCGCGAAACCGGGCGAAGCGCAGATCACCGATAACAAAGGCCAGCACTACACCGCAACCGATGCCGAAGAGATGATTGGCAAGCTGACCGGAATGCCTATCCCCCTCAACAGCCTGCGCCAGTGGATCCTTGGCCTGCCGGGTGACGCCACCGACTACACGCTTGACGATCAATATCGTCTAAGCCAGGTGAACTACACCCAGAACGGCAAAACCTGGAAAGTGGTGTACAGCGACTATGACAGCAAGAGTAAACCGTCGCTGCCATCCAACATGGAACTGACCCAGGGCAGCCAGCGCATCAAGCTGAAAATGGACAACTGGATCGTTAAATGA
- the ispE gene encoding 4-(cytidine 5'-diphospho)-2-C-methyl-D-erythritol kinase, producing MMTHWPSPAKLNLFLYITGQRADGYHTLQTLFQFIDYGDTISIELRQDGQICLLTPVDGVAHEDNLIVRAARLLMNAAAESGRLPAGSGADIRIEKRLPMGGGLGGGSSNAATVLVALNHLWGCGLSQDELAALGLKLGADVPVFVRGHAAFAEGVGEILSPVNPPEKWYLVAHPGVSIPTPVIFKDPDLKRNTPIRSIETLLNCEFSNDCEDIARKRFREVDAVLSWLLEYAPSRLTGTGACVFAEFDTESAARQVLEQAPVWLHGFVARGMNISPLQQAILAQTEFR from the coding sequence ATGATGACCCACTGGCCCTCTCCGGCAAAACTGAATCTGTTTTTATACATTACCGGCCAGCGCGCTGACGGCTATCACACCCTGCAGACGCTGTTTCAATTTATTGACTATGGCGACACAATTTCTATCGAACTGCGCCAGGACGGGCAGATTTGCCTCCTGACGCCGGTCGACGGCGTGGCGCATGAGGACAACCTGATTGTGCGCGCTGCGCGTCTGCTGATGAACGCCGCTGCGGAATCGGGTCGTCTGCCTGCGGGAAGCGGTGCGGACATTCGTATCGAGAAGCGTCTGCCGATGGGCGGCGGCCTGGGCGGCGGCTCATCCAACGCCGCTACCGTGCTGGTTGCCCTGAACCACCTTTGGGGCTGCGGGCTGTCGCAGGACGAACTGGCCGCCTTAGGCTTGAAGCTGGGTGCGGATGTCCCGGTATTTGTTCGCGGTCATGCGGCCTTTGCTGAGGGCGTGGGCGAAATCCTCTCCCCGGTCAACCCGCCGGAAAAATGGTATCTGGTTGCTCACCCCGGCGTGAGCATTCCGACCCCGGTCATCTTTAAAGATCCTGACCTGAAAAGAAATACCCCGATTCGGTCAATAGAAACGTTATTAAATTGTGAATTCAGCAACGATTGCGAGGATATCGCAAGAAAACGTTTTCGCGAGGTTGATGCGGTGCTTTCCTGGCTGTTAGAATACGCGCCGTCGCGCCTGACTGGTACAGGGGCCTGTGTCTTTGCTGAATTTGACACCGAATCCGCCGCTCGTCAGGTGCTTGAGCAAGCGCCGGTTTGGCTGCATGGTTTTGTAGCGCGTGGGATGAACATTTCCCCCCTACAGCAGGCCATTCTGGCGCAGACTGAGTTTCGGTGA
- the prs gene encoding ribose-phosphate diphosphokinase, whose protein sequence is MPDMKLFAGNATPELAQRIANRLYTSLGDAAVGRFSDGEVSVQINENVRGGDIFIIQSTCAPTNDNLMELVVMVDALRRASAGRITAVIPYFGYARQDRRVRSARVPITAKVVADFLSSVGVDRVLTVDLHAEQIQGFFDVPVDNVFGSPILLEDMLQLNLDNPIVVSPDIGGVVRARAIAKLLNDTDMAIIDKRRPRANVSQVMHIIGDVAGRDCVLVDDMIDTGGTLCKAAEALKERGAKRVFAYATHPIFSGNAVNNLRNSVIDEVVVCDTIPLSDEIKALPNVRTLTLSGMLAEAIRRISNEESISAMFEH, encoded by the coding sequence GTGCCTGATATGAAGCTTTTTGCTGGTAACGCCACCCCGGAACTAGCACAACGTATTGCCAACCGCCTGTACACTTCCCTCGGCGACGCCGCTGTAGGTCGCTTTAGCGACGGCGAAGTCAGCGTACAAATTAACGAAAATGTACGCGGTGGTGATATTTTCATCATCCAGTCCACCTGTGCTCCAACGAACGACAACCTGATGGAACTGGTTGTTATGGTCGACGCCCTGCGTCGCGCTTCCGCAGGCCGTATCACTGCTGTAATCCCTTACTTCGGCTATGCCCGCCAGGACCGTCGCGTCCGTTCCGCGCGTGTGCCAATTACCGCGAAAGTTGTCGCTGACTTCCTGTCCAGCGTTGGCGTTGACCGCGTACTGACCGTTGACCTGCACGCAGAGCAGATCCAGGGCTTCTTCGACGTCCCGGTTGATAACGTATTCGGCAGCCCAATCCTGCTGGAAGACATGCTGCAGCTTAACCTGGATAACCCCATCGTGGTTTCTCCGGACATCGGCGGCGTGGTACGTGCCCGTGCTATCGCTAAGCTGCTGAACGATACCGACATGGCGATCATCGACAAACGTCGTCCGCGCGCTAACGTTTCTCAGGTGATGCACATCATCGGTGACGTGGCTGGCCGCGACTGCGTGCTGGTTGACGACATGATCGATACCGGCGGTACGTTGTGTAAAGCGGCTGAAGCGCTGAAAGAGCGTGGTGCCAAGCGCGTATTCGCTTACGCGACCCACCCGATCTTCTCCGGCAATGCCGTAAACAACCTACGCAACTCCGTCATTGACGAAGTTGTAGTATGCGATACCATCCCACTGAGCGACGAGATCAAGGCACTGCCAAACGTGCGTACCCTGACCCTGTCCGGGATGCTGGCCGAAGCGATTCGTCGTATCAGCAACGAAGAATCCATCTCTGCAATGTTCGAACACTAA